A part of Rhinoderma darwinii isolate aRhiDar2 chromosome 1, aRhiDar2.hap1, whole genome shotgun sequence genomic DNA contains:
- the LOC142745140 gene encoding uncharacterized protein LOC142745140 produces the protein MGDKGRSGDGASRKRPYMYTKQLMFLKDIMDMRTTTDNLEDTAEETDVGESVAEAPAPNILPPSPEPTPQEPAPGQSERPVGSPAQERPVRARSRRLRAPQPSTSAQVDTRVLEYLRRAAEEDGNDAFGRSIVPLLRLVPMYLMGRLQASIVTLIDACRPPHNPHPCFTAIEQWRNTYMPPPTAQVPGQFHPVPHMARPHPYMRPMAPHFAGPTFQPPHQHHYAGQEQPTQLQVQHSGAEMQAYASPAQLYQHL, from the exons atgggtgacaagggacgcagcggagatggggcatctcgcaaacggccctacatgtatacgaaacagctgatgttcctgaaggacatcatggatatgcgcac aaccaccgacaatttggaggatacagcagaggagactgacgtgggggagtctgtggccgaagcccctgctcccaatatcctgccacccagccccgagccgacaccccaggagcccgcaccaggccagtcagaacggccggttggctctccagcccaggagcggcccgtgcgagcccgcagtcggcgtcttcgtgccccacagccctccacatctgcccaggtggatacgcgggtactcGAGTATTTGaggcgagccgcagaggaggatggcaatgatgcctttggccgcagcattgtgcccctcctacgcctggtgccgatgtaccttatgggccgtctgcaggcgtcgatcgtcacattgatcgacgcttgcagaccgccacacaatccccatccgtgtttcacggcaatcgagcagtggcgaaatacttacatgccgccacccacggcccaggtgcctggccaatttcaccctgttccccatatggcccgtccgcatccatacatgcgccctatggctccccactttgcggggcccacattccagccaccacatcagcaccactatgctggccaggaacaacctacccagctccaggtccagcatagtggtgctgaaatgcaggcatatgcctccccagcccaactataccaacacctctga